Proteins from a genomic interval of Candidatus Korarchaeum sp.:
- a CDS encoding ACT domain-containing protein, with amino-acid sequence MHEFSGGRYFPIEIPILTISPGKKLSIFYLEILRDRPGILAEVAEEFSSRGMNIVHNLAHVEEGKGLIIIVAKRPDCVNIEELKGHLGSIEGIGSVEYEESHIEGLLIPYRLFPFLRGTVRLVALNTRAITSLSEELSKILGSSASGAILFRIGYEMGKGFAEGHLKIAERVGIKDPFEILRHISVPLYASSGYGIASLEEAGGVFSLRIRENFEAVDRESKEPSCYMTKGMWKGGLESIFNRPISIEEVKCKAKGDEYCEFKIEIPRG; translated from the coding sequence ATGCACGAGTTCTCGGGAGGCCGGTATTTCCCCATAGAGATACCTATCCTCACGATATCTCCGGGGAAGAAGCTTTCCATATTCTATCTCGAGATACTACGCGATAGACCCGGGATACTCGCTGAAGTCGCGGAGGAGTTCTCATCTAGGGGGATGAATATCGTCCATAACTTAGCTCATGTAGAGGAGGGGAAGGGCCTCATAATAATAGTGGCTAAGAGGCCCGATTGTGTGAATATAGAGGAGTTGAAGGGGCATTTGGGATCGATAGAAGGGATAGGATCTGTTGAATATGAGGAATCTCATATAGAAGGGCTTCTGATACCTTACCGTCTCTTCCCCTTCTTAAGGGGAACTGTGAGGTTAGTGGCCCTAAATACTAGAGCTATAACTTCCCTCTCAGAGGAATTATCTAAGATCCTAGGGAGCTCGGCCTCGGGGGCGATACTCTTCAGGATAGGGTATGAGATGGGGAAGGGATTCGCGGAGGGTCATCTCAAAATAGCTGAGAGAGTGGGCATTAAGGATCCCTTCGAGATACTTCGGCATATCTCAGTCCCCCTCTATGCATCCTCGGGTTACGGCATAGCTTCACTAGAGGAAGCCGGAGGGGTTTTCTCACTCAGGATAAGGGAGAACTTCGAGGCGGTCGATAGGGAATCGAAGGAACCATCATGCTATATGACGAAGGGCATGTGGAAAGGGGGCCTAGAGAGCATCTTCAATAGGCCTATCTCGATAGAGGAAGTCAAATGCAAGGCTAAGGGGGATGAGTACTGCGAGTTTAAGATAGAGATCCCCCGAGGATGA
- a CDS encoding saccharopine dehydrogenase NADP-binding domain-containing protein translates to MVPLVKIVVLGAGVVAPAIVYDLADDEVSPHVDEIVVADISEEKAKRAVEGAKRFTKRKKLDYARVDVRNVDETAELLRGADVVVNGIIYYYIPQVMEAALKAGVHYTDLGSEVPILKKQFEFDEAYRRAGLLAIPGMGGCPGMINVAARYGVEQLDEVERVLLREGWVDFNDYDSLGIPLPVPYSLDCILDEYMHPVEVWEDGRIKLVDPVRPEDREVIHFPPPVGTQELYYIEHPEVWTIGETFKHKGLRYVDYKLSYPRELYMKYKLLTDLGLTNDKPVRVGDVEIVPRDLLKMLVNETFKGKEIPPNDYDIMRVIVEGKKDGRRERITIDIHTEWNRKWGLTAQAVTVGTPTSITAQWMAKGLIKERGVKNPEEVIDPVPFFEELKKRGIRIHVQREFLI, encoded by the coding sequence GTGGTCCCTTTGGTCAAGATAGTCGTGCTTGGCGCTGGAGTAGTCGCCCCAGCTATCGTATACGATCTAGCGGATGATGAAGTGAGTCCTCATGTCGATGAGATAGTCGTCGCTGACATAAGTGAGGAGAAAGCTAAGAGAGCTGTGGAGGGGGCTAAGAGATTCACTAAGAGGAAGAAACTAGATTACGCGAGGGTTGATGTTAGGAATGTGGATGAGACAGCCGAGCTTCTGAGAGGAGCTGATGTAGTTGTCAACGGGATAATATACTATTACATACCTCAGGTGATGGAGGCAGCACTCAAAGCAGGAGTCCACTACACGGACCTTGGCTCTGAGGTACCTATCTTGAAGAAGCAGTTCGAGTTCGATGAAGCTTATAGGAGGGCCGGTTTGCTAGCGATACCCGGGATGGGGGGATGCCCGGGGATGATAAATGTAGCCGCTAGGTACGGGGTAGAGCAACTGGATGAAGTTGAGAGAGTGCTTCTGAGGGAGGGATGGGTGGATTTCAATGATTACGACTCCCTCGGTATACCCCTCCCCGTCCCCTACTCGCTAGATTGCATATTGGATGAGTACATGCACCCAGTTGAGGTCTGGGAGGACGGCAGGATAAAGCTAGTAGATCCCGTCAGGCCCGAGGATAGGGAAGTAATCCACTTCCCTCCCCCCGTAGGCACTCAGGAGCTCTACTACATAGAGCACCCCGAGGTCTGGACGATAGGGGAGACTTTCAAGCATAAGGGCCTCAGATATGTCGACTACAAACTCTCATACCCCAGGGAGCTCTACATGAAGTATAAGTTATTGACGGATCTGGGGCTCACTAACGATAAGCCGGTAAGAGTGGGGGACGTCGAGATAGTACCGAGGGACTTGCTCAAGATGCTGGTCAACGAGACCTTCAAGGGGAAGGAGATACCGCCTAACGATTACGATATAATGAGAGTTATAGTCGAGGGGAAGAAGGACGGGAGGAGGGAGAGGATCACGATAGACATACACACCGAGTGGAATAGGAAGTGGGGCTTGACAGCACAAGCAGTGACTGTAGGGACTCCTACATCGATCACCGCACAATGGATGGCTAAGGGATTGATAAAGGAGAGGGGCGTGAAGAACCCTGAGGAAGTAATAGATCCTGTGCCCTTCTTCGAGGAGCTGAAGAAGAGAGGGATAAGGATACACGTGCAGAGGGAGTTCCTAATCTAA
- a CDS encoding aldehyde ferredoxin oxidoreductase family protein — MVSVYAEKILRINLREKSIKTEAPRRDWLALYLGGRGLGIRYVYEEVPPGANALGPENKVVIATGPLTGTIAPLSGRFTVVSKSPKTGTINDNYVGGSFGPELKYAGYDAVIIEDVAEKPVYIYISDGNVEIRDASHLWGMKVREAMEELRKENGNVRTMVIGPAGEKLSLISSVHVDEYFVAARGGIGAVFGSKKLKGIVVRAEERKIELPNPGRFRETISRLMKESVLTEANIWAKTDGTPIIVDLSNNVGALPHLNFREGYYEYAKFINTDVVKQKFHSRFACHSCPLACKRKINTRRGVIKAPEYETIGMMGSNLALKDMDDLAYAAEVADNLGLDTISLGNLLAFILELKERGIISKEEIGFDVDWGDADGIVKLIEMIGYRKGFGDLVADGVMRAAERIGRGSERYAMHIKGSEIPAYDPRGSWGMALAYATSDRGACHLRAWTIASEAFGNMPPHTYEGKAKLTKDLQDLNSVKWSLIICDFWALGFQEIADLLSAAMDKEFTVPQVQEIGERIWNLARMFNLREGFTRKHDYPPDRFFDEPHTKGPTAGIKLDREGYEKALDEYYELRGWDREGRPKRETLERLGLSKDLKI; from the coding sequence ATGGTCTCGGTATATGCTGAAAAGATTTTACGGATAAACTTGAGGGAGAAGAGCATAAAAACTGAGGCCCCGAGGAGGGACTGGTTAGCCCTGTACCTCGGGGGCAGGGGGCTGGGGATAAGGTACGTTTACGAGGAGGTCCCTCCTGGAGCTAATGCCCTGGGCCCTGAGAATAAAGTAGTCATAGCGACTGGCCCACTGACAGGCACTATAGCCCCTCTCAGCGGGAGGTTCACTGTCGTCTCCAAGTCCCCGAAGACCGGGACGATAAACGACAATTACGTGGGAGGTTCCTTCGGCCCCGAGCTCAAGTATGCCGGTTACGATGCTGTGATAATAGAGGATGTGGCTGAGAAGCCCGTGTACATATACATAAGCGATGGGAATGTCGAGATAAGGGATGCCAGTCACCTCTGGGGGATGAAGGTAAGGGAAGCTATGGAGGAGCTCAGGAAGGAGAATGGTAACGTGAGGACAATGGTAATAGGGCCAGCTGGGGAGAAGCTGAGCTTGATCTCCTCAGTCCATGTTGATGAATACTTCGTAGCTGCTAGAGGAGGGATAGGGGCTGTCTTCGGATCCAAGAAGTTGAAGGGCATAGTTGTAAGGGCGGAGGAGAGGAAGATCGAGCTTCCGAACCCAGGAAGGTTCAGAGAGACTATATCGAGGTTGATGAAGGAGAGCGTGCTCACAGAAGCCAACATCTGGGCTAAAACAGATGGCACCCCTATAATAGTTGATCTGAGCAATAATGTAGGGGCCCTCCCTCACTTAAACTTTAGAGAGGGATATTATGAGTACGCGAAGTTCATAAACACTGATGTGGTCAAGCAGAAGTTCCACAGCAGGTTCGCATGTCACTCCTGCCCGTTGGCTTGCAAGAGGAAGATAAACACGAGGAGAGGCGTCATAAAGGCCCCTGAGTATGAGACAATAGGGATGATGGGATCCAATTTAGCCCTTAAGGACATGGATGACTTAGCTTACGCTGCTGAAGTCGCTGACAATCTGGGCTTAGATACCATAAGCCTGGGGAACTTGCTCGCCTTCATCCTGGAGCTCAAGGAGAGGGGGATAATATCGAAGGAGGAGATAGGATTTGATGTCGATTGGGGGGATGCGGACGGCATAGTGAAGCTGATCGAGATGATAGGATACAGGAAGGGATTCGGGGACCTAGTAGCTGATGGAGTGATGAGAGCTGCTGAGAGGATAGGCAGGGGCAGCGAGAGATATGCGATGCACATAAAGGGGTCAGAGATACCAGCATACGATCCGAGGGGGAGCTGGGGCATGGCATTAGCTTACGCTACTTCAGATAGGGGGGCCTGCCACCTCAGGGCCTGGACTATAGCGAGCGAGGCCTTCGGTAACATGCCCCCGCACACTTACGAGGGGAAAGCGAAGCTCACGAAGGACTTGCAGGACCTCAACAGCGTGAAATGGAGCCTCATAATATGCGATTTCTGGGCTCTTGGCTTCCAGGAGATAGCTGATCTCTTATCAGCAGCTATGGATAAGGAATTCACAGTACCCCAGGTCCAGGAGATAGGCGAGAGGATATGGAACCTCGCAAGGATGTTCAACTTGAGGGAGGGCTTCACTAGGAAGCACGACTATCCCCCGGATAGGTTCTTCGATGAGCCCCACACGAAAGGGCCAACTGCAGGCATCAAGCTCGATAGGGAGGGTTATGAGAAGGCCCTAGATGAATATTACGAGCTCAGGGGATGGGACAGAGAGGGAAGGCCGAAGAGAGAGACTCTGGAGAGACTAGGCCTCTCCAAAGATCTCAAAATCTGA